A single Chanos chanos chromosome 8, fChaCha1.1, whole genome shotgun sequence DNA region contains:
- the mtx1a gene encoding metaxin-1a, with amino-acid sequence MSAPCELYCWKGNWGLPSVDTDSLIVLAYARFAGAPLKIHKVTNPWRSPTGSLPALTSTDGSFSQPSKIIIQLRKQKYNADYDLSAKEGADTLAFISLLEEKLMPALIYALWIDPKNYVDVTRRWHAENISFPFNFFLPSRMQGKQLEKLRFIRSNPSLEAGDETEKELYCDAQECMNLLSQRLGSNKFFFGDSPSSLDAYVFGHLAPLLKIKLPSGRLQQHLMSLDNLNRFCSDILSVYFPNENVGYKVSSQAEGNDFDNDPNKRRKQLLSVLVAVGAMLCYALLTGIVAIEHVHDQEEPSISAGLHGPSQDEDEEE; translated from the exons aTGTCTGCGCCCTGTGAGTTGTATTGTTGGAAAGGCAATTGGGGTTTGCCATCCGTTGACACCGACAGTCTCATTGTGTTG gcATATGCTCGATTTGCAGGTGCACCCCTCAAAATTCACAAGGTCACCAACCCTTGGAGAAGTCCAACAG GGTCCCTGCCAGCCTTGACTAGTACAGATGGAAGCTTCTCTCAACCCAGTAAGATCATCATTCAGCTCAGGAAACAG AAATACAACGCAGACTATGACCTGTCTGCAAAAGAGGGAGCAGACACACTTGCTTTCATCTCCCTgctggaggagaaactgatgcCTGCCCTG ATCTACGCCCTGTGGATCGATCCAAAGAATTACGTGGACGTGACCCGGCGCTGGCATGCAGAAAACATCTCCTTCCCGTTCAACTTTTTTCTGCCCAGTCGCATGCAGGGCAAGCAGCTTGAGAAACTGCGGTTCATTAGGAGCAACCCATCTTTGGAAGCTggtgatgagacagagaaagag CTGTACTGTGATGCTCAGGAGTGCATGAATCTACTCTCGCAGCGCCTAGGTTCCAACAAATTCTTCTTTGGGGATTC GCCTTCCTCTCTGGATGCCTATGTGTTTGGTCATTTAGCCCCGCTACTGAAAATCAAGCTTCCCAGTGGCAGGCTCCAACAGCACCTGATGTCTCTGGACAACCTGAACAGATTCTGCTCTGATATCCTGTCTGTCTACTTCCCAAATG AGAATGTTGGATATAAGGTGTCCAGCCAGGCAGAAGGCAATGATTTTGACAACGACCCAAACAAGAGACGCAAGCAGCTGCTGTCAGTGCTGGTGGCAGTGGGGGCCATGCTGTGCTATGCTCTCCTGACAGGAATCGTGGCCATTGAGCATGTCCATGACCAAGAGGAACCCTCTATATCAGCCGGTCTCCATGGACCCTCccaagatgaagatgaagaggagtaA